The following are from one region of the Takifugu rubripes chromosome 12, fTakRub1.2, whole genome shotgun sequence genome:
- the LOC101079832 gene encoding TBC1 domain family member 20, with protein MKRLKRKKVNVVGVNGDASVTKEPNVGRKQKLTEIHQALISDPVDIETLKRAAATRGGLLTDEVRRKVWPKLLNINVYNLPHRPGRDVRDNHRDHNQVVLDVRRSMKRFPKGMPASERAVLQEQLVDVILEVLKRNPQLHYYQGYHDVAVSLLLVVGERMAIAMLDTLSNYHLRDFMDPTMDSTKHILNYLMPILEQVDAELYDFMMRAEVGTIFALSWLITWFGHVLSEFKHTLRLYDFFLSSHPLMPIYLAATIVLHREKEVKQTECDMAMVHHLLSRIPQDLPYELLISQARDLFARYPPSLLARRAALQSHKSLSISTFQAFQLSTLHQRPDSVLQRLTKAHGAATSGHGLGAALSRDRGQLWGKGNRMVKMAVWGLSATLGAAMLAVAQTAMEWGPDVLLQLF; from the exons ATGAAAAGACTCAAGCGGAAGAAAGTAAACGTTGTGGGAGTGAATGGGGACGCGTCTGTCACCAAGG AACCAAACGTTGGAAGGAAGCAGAAGTTGACAGAAATCCACCAGGCTTTGATCAG CGATCCAGTCGACATCGAGACCCTGAAGAGGGCGGCGGCCACCAGAGGGGGTCTGCTCACGGACGAAGTGAGGAGGAAAGTCTGGCCCAAGCTGCTGAACATTAACGTCTACAACTTACCACACAGACCTG GCCGGGACGTGAGGGACAACCACAGGGACCACAACCAGGTGGTCCTGGATGTGAGGAGGTCCATGAAACGCTTCCCTAAAG GAATGCCGGCGTCGGAGCGGGccgtgctgcaggagcagctcgtCGACGTCATCCTGGAGGTTCTGAAGCGCAACCCGCAGCTGCACTACTATCAAGGCTACCACGACGTGGCCGTgtccctgctgctggtggtgggggagagGATGGCCATCGCCATGCTGGACACGCTGTCCAATTACCACCTCAG GGACTTCATGGACCCCACCATGGACAGCACAAAGCACATCTTAAACTACCTGATGCCGATCCTGGAGCAGGTGGATGCAGAACTCTACGACTTCATGATGAG GGCGGAGGTGGGAACCATCTTTGCCCTGTCGTGGCTCATCACGTGGTTCGGCCACGTGCTGTCGGAGTTCAAACACACCCTGAGACTCTATGacttcttcctgtcctctcaccCTCTGATGCCCATCTACCTCGCCGCTACG attGTGCTGCACAGAGAGAAGGAAGTGAAGCAGACCGAGTGTGACATGGCGATggtccaccacctcctctctcgCATCCCCCAGGACCTCCCCTATGAGCTCCTCATCAGCCAGGCCCGAGACCTGTTCGCCCGCTACCCTCCATCTTTACTGGCCAGGCGAGCGGCACTTCAGTCCCACAAGAG cctgtCCATCAGCACCTTCCAGGCCTTTCAGCTCTCCACCCTTCACCAAAGGCCCGACTCTGTCCTCCAGCGCCTCACCAAGGCCCACGGCGCCGCCACCTCTGGACACG GCCTCGGAGCTGCTCTGTCCCGGGACCGCGGCCAGCTGTGGGGGAAGGGGAACCGGATGGTGAAGATGGCGGTGTGGGGGTTGTCTGCCACCCTGGGGGCCGCCATGCTGGCCGTGGCTCAGACCGCCATGGAGTGGGGGCCCGACGTGCTGCTGCAACTCTTCTAG